The following nucleotide sequence is from Nitrospirota bacterium.
AGGCAAACCTCTGGACAATGTAGGTAACAGCCTGGGTCTGTACAGGATGGGCAATAAATATCAGGGAGGCCGCAAGGGCTATAAACCACCTGGTCCTCGAATCCATTTTGAAGCGCTCCATGACAGGTGTCCTTAATGTCAGACCAGCAAGCAGCCAGACCAGGAGGCCGTTTATTATATGTATGACGATATTCACTACATGATACCCGAAGACGCTGAGACGGCCAAAATGATAGTTCAGTGCAAAGGAGAGCTCTCCTATATATCTTGTCCCCGAAAAATTATGGAAATTTGCAAGGCTTCTGATCTTGCTGTTCTTTATGATATTGCCAATATCATCAAAGTGGAAGGGAGAGAAAAAGCTGTTGGAATAGATAAGGAGGGCAGTTGCTGACACAAGTATCAGGGCCAGTGTAAAGCCGGACTTTTTATATACCTCTTTTTTCATCTCTGTCTTTCCTTTATTTCCTTTGCCTTGAAGGCCAAAACGAGGTTATTGCGGGCTTCAGAAAAATCAGGGTTCAGTCTTAAGGCTGCCCTGAATTCCCCTATCGCCTCGTCTATCTTTCCCATATTTGCAAAGATAAAGCCAAGACTGTTGTGGGCCTTGGCAAAGTCAGCATCGAGATTTAAGACGGTCTTGAATTCCTCTATCGCCTCATTAGAAAGGCCCTTTTTATAGTAAGCGACCCCAAGGTCGTAATGGGCCTCTGTCAGCTTCGGATTAAGCCGCAGGGCATTCCTGTATTCTTCTATCGCTTCATCAGCCCTCCCCTGTCCTGAATAGACAGATCCGAGGAGATGGTGTACCGGAGCACTTTCAGGCCTGAGTCTCAGAAAGGTCTTGAATTGTTCTATCGCCTCATTGTAGAGGCCTTTTTTCCTGTAGGCAACTGCGAGGTCATATATGGCCTCTACAAGATCAGGCTTGAACATTAAGGCAGTCTTGTATTCGTTTATGGCCTCGTCTATTCGACCCTCCTTATAATAAGCAGCTCCGAGGTTGTCATACCCCCTTGCCTTTTTAGGGCTTTTACGCACCACATCTGTCCAGAGGGCAACTTCATTCCCCCAGACAAGGTTCCTTTTAAACGTAAGCAGGGAAAGTGGAATGACAACAACAGCTATCACAATGGAGGCTGCAAGCATCTGAGAAACCCTGATCCCTGACCTCTCCCGCCAGTATTCAATACCATACAGCAGCGCTGAACCAGATGACATAGCAAATCCCGCACCAGGCAGATAGAGTCTGTGCTCAAAGATCACATCCTTTATAGGTATGATACTTGATTCAACTGAAAGGGTTATAAAAAACCAGAGGATGCCAAAGGACGTCAACAGCAGATACACATTACCGTTCCTACGGGAATAGACAAAAAGATATACAGCGAGACACAGGATAGCCAAAAGGAACAGAAAGGATAAGAAGACTGCAGGTGTAGAAAGGGAATGATAGACGGGGTAGTCATAATCAAGATTCTGATTGACAGGAAGAACCAGCAATCTGATATATGTAACTATCACCCGGAATTGTGTAAGTAAATAATCACCTCTTGAAATATTCAATGTGTTCTGAGCCGCCCCTTCCAGACTTCCCGCAATGTTGCTGACAGGTATATGGAAATCCATAAGGGTCAGGGGAATGACGGCAAGGGTTAGAAGATATGGAACAAAAACGTACAGATGCCTCCTCCTGTCCTTAAAAAATGTGAATTCAAATAGAAGGATCATAAAGGGGAGGGTAAAGCTGATCTCCTTGGTCTTCATGGCAAGGATGGCAGAAGATATGGAAAGAAGATAGATGATAATCCTGAATCTCTTACCGGAAGCGAGTCTCCATTTCAGAAAAAGCACCAGTGATAAGAAATAAAACAGCGTCGCCAGGGAGGCAAACCTCTGGATAATATATGTGACCGCCTGGGTCTGTACCGGATGAGTAATAAAGATCAGGGACGCAGCAAGTGCTATAAAACCGTTAAGCTGCTCCCTTCCGGATGCACCTGCCATCATCGCCGGCGTCCTGAATATCAAAGTGACTAAACACCAGACAAGGAGGCCATTAATAATGTGGATGGAGACATTGACCAGGTGGTAGCCAAAGACGTTAAGTCCTCCGAAATAATAGTTCAGTGCAATAGATAGTTCACCCACATATCTGGTTCCTGAAAGATCAAGAAAATTGGAGAGATCTCTGATCCTGCCTCCTTCAAAGACAATATGAGGGATGTCGTCAAAGACGAAGGGGGATGAGAATGTGCCGGAGTTGACAAGAATTGCAATTATGGTGACAAGAGACATTACTACAACAAAGGGAACCCCCTGCTGCATGTAAGAACGTGCCGGAAATTCCTTATGGAGATTTTGCACACCTGAAGCCATGATCAAAATCGCTGTGCCAGTTATGTCCCCTTGTCGCAAGGGTTGATCTTATAGCATATCTTGAGGCAGTTCTTGTATACCTGTAGAGGGGAGTCTCATAGGACCCGCCGCGCAGTACGCGATAAGGCCCGGTATAATGGCCGGCTGAAACAGTATTTCCCGGATAAGGCGTATACCACTCAGACGTCCACTCTCTTACATTACCGGCCATGTCATATACACCATACGGACTGACATCCCCCGGATAGCTGCCAACAGCCGCTGTCCACTTTCTCCCGGACTCTGCGGTGTTTGCCTTTCCAGTGTCATATTCATTCCCCCAGGGCCATAGCCTGCCGTCAGTACCACGGGCTGCCTTCTCCCACTCAACCTCTGTGGGAAGACGTTTCCCGGCCCACTTGCAGTAGGAATCGGCATCCAGCCAATCCACATCAACAACAGGATAGTTGTCCTCGCCCTTTTTAAATACCTCTCTCTCCACCCAGTGGCTTGGCCGATAGGGATCATTTACCTTGAGCACAAAGTCTAAAAACTGGGCATTAGTAACCTCATAGCGGTCCATGTAGAAATCATCTACATAAACCATATGCCTTGGAAGTTCATCCACTCCAATGGCCATACCAAGTTTGCCGTCGGATTCACTGCTTCCCATCTCAAAAGATCCGGCAGGTATATAGACCATGTCAGCAGGCAGATCCTTCTTTACAATAAAATTCTGATGACTGCAGCCGGCCAGCAGAGATACAATCGTTAGGATCACCAGGAACATCTTACCTCCTTTACTCAGCATTCATTACTCAGCATCCAGGGCACATCGGAATCCGTGGCCGGGATGATCCCACTGCGGGGCTACTGAATGTCTGTAGGCAGTTCTGGCAAAAGGCACAGAGGGGTTTTCAAATGAGCCGCCGCGCAGAACCTTATATTTTTCTCCAAATGCCTCACGCTTCAGGGTGCTCCCTGGATAGGGCTTATACCAGGAAGAGGTCCATTCCATCACATTTCCCCCCATATCATAAACCCCGTAGGGGCTCACCCCCTGCGGATAACTTCCAACAGGTGTTGTCCAGCTTGTCAGGGCCTCTAATGTATTGGCTTTTAAATCCTCTGGAACGTTTGGTTCGTTGCCCCAGGGCCACTGGCGGCCGTCTGTACCCCTTGCGGCCTTTTCCCACTCTTCTTCAGTTGGAAGTCTTTTCCCAACCCAGCGGCAATAGTCATCTGCATCATACCAGGATATAGCGTTCATTGGATGATTTATTTTTGGTACGGGATATATCTTAACCCACTCCTCAACTTTCCATATCCGCGGGGTCCTTCGTCCTGTTATATCAAGAAACTTCCTGAACTCCCCAACGGTAACTTCATACAGGTCTATGTAATAGCCCTTCAGATACACCCTGTGCTGCGGGATTTCATCAACCCCGACTGCCAGTCCCAGGAGGCCGTCTTTCTCATTGCTCCCCATCAGAAACCATCCTTCAGGGATGTATGCCATCCCATCAGGCGGAGCAGGAGGTTTGACCTCTCTCATCATTGTACTGCATCCGGTTAATAAAAGACCATAGACAAAACAACACAAAAGAGAAAAACCTGCTGTCGAAACACTCTGGTAAAATTTATTCCGCATCCTTCACACATCTGAAACCGAGTCCGCGATGTTTATATTCCGGCTCATAGGTATTGGAGCGATAGGCCGACCTGCTGTATGGAAGGGCTGGCATAACCCATGAGCCCCCCCTGCCAATCCTGTATATCTTACCATAGGATTCCCGCGTAAGTGAACTCCCAGGATACGGAAGGAACCATGATGACGTCCACTCCCCGACATTTCCACACATATCATAGACCCCATAAGGACTGACATCTTCCGGCAGACTCCCCGGTACAAGAATTCTGCCCGGTCCTGTATATTTTGAATTACAATACTCTCCTTTAAAATCATTCCCCCAGGGCCACTGACGATGGTCTGTACCCCGTGCAGCCTTCTCCCACTGCTCCTCAGTCGGGAGTCTCTTTCCGGCCCAGCGGCAGTAGGCTTCAGCATCATACCAACTGACGTATGTAACCGGGATATCGTCCTGGCCTTCCGGTGGAGAACCATCCTTCCACGAATATAAGCCTTCTTTAATATCCACCGGTGGGGGATGGCCGGTTGCCCTTACGAATAATTTATATTCACCATTAGTCACTTCATATCTGTCTATGAAATAGCTATCCAGAGACACCTTGTGCAGTGGAATCTCATCTACCCCTACAGATGTCCCTACTTGTCCATCATTTTCTGAGCTGCCCATGAGGAACTCTCCGGAAGGGATCAGAACCATCCCGTCTTCTAATGGTGGATAGTGATTGCCTGCTGATGATACTTCTTCTGCCTTCGCTGTTGATGCAATTACCATCACCAGAGCCATTGCAACTACCTGAGACAATAAAAAAAGCACGTACTCCCCCGGCCTCTCTAAAACTCCTCCCCTGCGGTCCCTGCACACCATAAGGGACCTATGAATGAGCTTGGATTGGGACGGTAGTGGCAGGTAGACATGGTCGTTCCATGACATTTCAGATCACAACGAAAGAGAGTAAAACTCCCCTGAACATCCATATACCACCTTGGTTTAATCGCCGTGGCGCCTTCTACGAGTCCGGGGGCGAAGTTAATAAGATGCGTATCTACCACCCCGTCAATAATACCATCTTCGTCATCCGGAGGAAGACACCCGGGAGGGTCTGACATGGAGTCTCCGCCGCCGCAGTTCGGGTAGATTCTACCGGTTCCATTCCCATAGATGGTGTTCGGCGCCTCAATATTGCTGTGGACGTTGTTGTGGCATTCATGACAGTAGGCGCCGCCAAGCAACAAGTGGTATACATGAAGATTGTAATCCCAGGCAGACGAAATCAATCCAGGATTCCCGAAGAAGTTGGTCCATGATGGATCATATGGATTCGCCCCGGACTGATTCGGATCAAATGCGCGCCGGTCATGGCACTGGAAACAGAGGCTGAAGTTATCATAATTTGAACTGCTCTTGCCATCCTCACCATAGTTTCTTCCCGGATTCCGGATGTCAGTATTGTACATGTTCCTCAGTATGCGTGTATAGATGGAACCATGTGGCCCCTGAGGTTTGGTTGGATCTATACTGGTATCTTCACCTATCTTGGACGGACGATCGGTTATCCTCCTGTATGAAGCACCATTCGGAAGGCCTGTTACAGGGCCTTTGACATCACCAATCCCTGACACGTTATTGTTATGGCAATCCGTACATTGGATGGTAATGTTCCTTAGCGCCCCGGCAGGGTCTGCATCACAGCTCCCATTGGTACCTGCCGGATTAACACTTGACTCACTGATATCAAAGGCAATGGCAAGCTGCTTACAGAGCTGACGTGTGCCATTTCTTCCAGGAGCAGCCACAGGGTGAAAGGCCGGATTATAAAACTGCTGCGTATGATCCAGACCTATATCCGCACTGTTAGGGTCGAACTCTTTCCGCTTGTTGCTGTAACCCCTGAGGCTCAAATTAGCATTAGTGGGACCGGCATCTCTTGGATCTGAACGATAGTTGGTATCCTCGGGGTATCTGCTGCCTAAAAACAGATTAGTATAACTATTCCCGTGACACCTTAAACAGACTTCATATACATATGGTTCACGGCTGTTCCCGGCTATCTTTGCCCCTACGACACTACCATTAATATCAATCCCCTTCATACCCTTTAACCTGTTGGTCTTCGCAACCTGATGCGGGTTGTGGCAATCTACACATTCGATATGTGTAGTATCCTGTATGGTGGTACCAGGGGTATATTCATTGAAAACCGGAGGGGAGGAACTCCAGAGTTCCACTCCTTCCTGAGGTCTGGCTACAAATACAGGTTCATGGCCCGGGTCCATGGTAATGTTCATTGCGCTGCCGGTGCCGCCGCGGCCTAAGTTTACATCTTTATAAAATTCGCTCCTGATATCAGGCGGCGTTACACCAGGCACAGGTGTGATTCCCATCTCCGTTGCCGGTCTGTGGCAAAGATAGCAGGTATTCTCTATGGCCAGATTATTGTTGAAATCCACTCCTTCGCGCAAGAGCCTCTTTGCACCCTGAGCCGTGTGTGGATCGTGGCAGGCCCGGCAGGCATATTTACCCACTGTATGATCCGGGGCCCCGTCAAAGTTATACGGATTAGACTGTGTCGGATTTGCCGGCGGTACAAATGTAGCCACATCGTGTGAACTCCCCGACCAGCCCGGCTTATCGTGACAGTAAACACAGATGATCTTTCCCCTGTCAGGACTCTCAGGCTCGTTGAAGAAGTTGGCACGCAGGAACTTGGGAAAAGTTGCAGCATGAGGATTATGACAGGAGGTACACTGCACTGAATCGTACCTGCCCGAAAGATTGCCGGGATATCTCCTCATCGGTGAAATAGGGGTGGTATCTCCCACCTTGGCAGGCGGAACCAACGGCGCACCCGGGTCTACAAGTTCTTCATCCCTGAGGGCAAGGACCGTATCGTATACAAAAGACACAGGATGGTCATTCTGCAGGTTAGTGCCAATAACCCTTGTATCCCCTGTTGAAACCCCTGATCCCACAGGCATTG
It contains:
- a CDS encoding formylglycine-generating enzyme family protein, whose protein sequence is MFLVILTIVSLLAGCSHQNFIVKKDLPADMVYIPAGSFEMGSSESDGKLGMAIGVDELPRHMVYVDDFYMDRYEVTNAQFLDFVLKVNDPYRPSHWVEREVFKKGEDNYPVVDVDWLDADSYCKWAGKRLPTEVEWEKAARGTDGRLWPWGNEYDTGKANTAESGRKWTAAVGSYPGDVSPYGVYDMAGNVREWTSEWYTPYPGNTVSAGHYTGPYRVLRGGSYETPLYRYTRTASRYAIRSTLATRGHNWHSDFDHGFRCAKSP
- a CDS encoding tetratricopeptide repeat protein, encoding MQNLHKEFPARSYMQQGVPFVVVMSLVTIIAILVNSGTFSSPFVFDDIPHIVFEGGRIRDLSNFLDLSGTRYVGELSIALNYYFGGLNVFGYHLVNVSIHIINGLLVWCLVTLIFRTPAMMAGASGREQLNGFIALAASLIFITHPVQTQAVTYIIQRFASLATLFYFLSLVLFLKWRLASGKRFRIIIYLLSISSAILAMKTKEISFTLPFMILLFEFTFFKDRRRHLYVFVPYLLTLAVIPLTLMDFHIPVSNIAGSLEGAAQNTLNISRGDYLLTQFRVIVTYIRLLVLPVNQNLDYDYPVYHSLSTPAVFLSFLFLLAILCLAVYLFVYSRRNGNVYLLLTSFGILWFFITLSVESSIIPIKDVIFEHRLYLPGAGFAMSSGSALLYGIEYWRERSGIRVSQMLAASIVIAVVVIPLSLLTFKRNLVWGNEVALWTDVVRKSPKKARGYDNLGAAYYKEGRIDEAINEYKTALMFKPDLVEAIYDLAVAYRKKGLYNEAIEQFKTFLRLRPESAPVHHLLGSVYSGQGRADEAIEEYRNALRLNPKLTEAHYDLGVAYYKKGLSNEAIEEFKTVLNLDADFAKAHNSLGFIFANMGKIDEAIGEFRAALRLNPDFSEARNNLVLAFKAKEIKERQR
- a CDS encoding SUMF1/EgtB/PvdO family nonheme iron enzyme — encoded protein: MMREVKPPAPPDGMAYIPEGWFLMGSNEKDGLLGLAVGVDEIPQHRVYLKGYYIDLYEVTVGEFRKFLDITGRRTPRIWKVEEWVKIYPVPKINHPMNAISWYDADDYCRWVGKRLPTEEEWEKAARGTDGRQWPWGNEPNVPEDLKANTLEALTSWTTPVGSYPQGVSPYGVYDMGGNVMEWTSSWYKPYPGSTLKREAFGEKYKVLRGGSFENPSVPFARTAYRHSVAPQWDHPGHGFRCALDAE
- a CDS encoding formylglycine-generating enzyme family protein gives rise to the protein MLFLLSQVVAMALVMVIASTAKAEEVSSAGNHYPPLEDGMVLIPSGEFLMGSSENDGQVGTSVGVDEIPLHKVSLDSYFIDRYEVTNGEYKLFVRATGHPPPVDIKEGLYSWKDGSPPEGQDDIPVTYVSWYDAEAYCRWAGKRLPTEEQWEKAARGTDHRQWPWGNDFKGEYCNSKYTGPGRILVPGSLPEDVSPYGVYDMCGNVGEWTSSWFLPYPGSSLTRESYGKIYRIGRGGSWVMPALPYSRSAYRSNTYEPEYKHRGLGFRCVKDAE
- a CDS encoding tetratricopeptide repeat protein — its product is MKKEVYKKSGFTLALILVSATALLIYSNSFFSPFHFDDIGNIIKNSKIRSLANFHNFSGTRYIGELSFALNYHFGRLSVFGYHVVNIVIHIINGLLVWLLAGLTLRTPVMERFKMDSRTRWFIALAASLIFIAHPVQTQAVTYIVQRFA